A region from the Bacillota bacterium genome encodes:
- the fliN gene encoding flagellar motor switch protein FliN, translating to MAASRAMEGASTTATITGMIMIMMERVIRVPDQMPNNASNGGNITPAPMELKPLAGESQHQAVGNIGRVLDLSLPISVELGRTTMLIKDILNLAPGSVVELDRIAGEPVDILANGKLIAKGEVVVIDENFGVRVVDIVEPGERVAGDD from the coding sequence ATGGCAGCGTCCCGGGCGATGGAAGGGGCATCAACAACGGCGACAATAACAGGAATGATAATGATAATGATGGAGAGGGTGATCCGGGTGCCAGATCAGATGCCCAATAATGCCAGCAATGGAGGGAATATCACGCCTGCTCCCATGGAGCTGAAGCCCCTCGCAGGTGAGTCTCAGCACCAGGCCGTGGGGAATATAGGGAGGGTTTTAGACCTGTCGCTGCCGATAAGCGTTGAGCTGGGGCGGACTACGATGCTTATCAAGGACATCTTGAACCTTGCGCCCGGCTCCGTGGTGGAGCTGGACAGGATCGCGGGGGAGCCTGTTGACATCCTCGCCAACGGGAAGCTCATCGCCAAGGGCGAGGTGGTCGTGATCGATGAGAATTTCGGGGTGCGGGTCGTGGACATAGTCGAGCCCGGCGAGAGGGTGGCCGGTGACGATTAA
- the fliM gene encoding flagellar motor switch protein FliM, with amino-acid sequence MSDILSQEEINALLSSLMEDQASEEAAGAPAPAGPKDVKPYDFRRPDKFSKVQLRTLEMLHDTFARHLSTTLSTHLRTPIKVTLTLVEQLTFDEFISSLPALTVIASIDMSPLDGKAVLEINPAVAFSMIDRLLGGAGRFEGEPRELTDLEQMLMKKLMARVVDDMAGVWSNLIQLEPSLENMETNPQFVQAMSPNDSVSVLAFEISAENMSGTMSLCLPYLTLQPIIPRLGAQQWFAEGRRGIQDSKRLALRKEIERVKLPISVEVGRAAITVRELLGLEPGDIIKLDRHAPSDFRVFVGSGAKFLGRAGLVGRRVAVEITAFTGAAEGINNGRLNGSVPGDGRGINNGDNNRNDNDNDGEGDPGARSDAQ; translated from the coding sequence TTGTCGGATATACTTTCACAAGAGGAGATCAATGCGCTTCTTTCATCTCTCATGGAGGACCAGGCGTCCGAAGAAGCGGCAGGTGCTCCCGCGCCGGCAGGCCCGAAAGACGTGAAGCCCTACGATTTCCGGCGGCCTGATAAATTCTCGAAGGTTCAACTGCGGACGCTGGAGATGCTGCACGACACCTTTGCGAGGCACCTCTCGACGACCCTTTCGACCCACTTGAGGACCCCTATCAAGGTGACGCTCACCCTTGTCGAACAGCTTACGTTTGACGAGTTCATATCGTCCCTTCCGGCCCTGACCGTCATCGCATCGATCGACATGTCCCCGCTCGACGGGAAGGCAGTCCTCGAGATAAATCCGGCGGTTGCCTTTTCGATGATCGACAGGTTGCTGGGGGGAGCCGGTAGATTCGAGGGTGAGCCCCGGGAGTTGACCGATCTCGAACAGATGCTCATGAAGAAGCTCATGGCCAGAGTCGTTGACGATATGGCCGGGGTGTGGTCGAACCTCATCCAGCTCGAGCCGAGCCTCGAGAACATGGAGACGAACCCTCAGTTCGTACAGGCCATGTCGCCCAATGATTCCGTAAGCGTGCTCGCCTTTGAGATCAGCGCTGAGAATATGTCCGGCACCATGAGCCTCTGCCTGCCCTACCTCACGTTGCAGCCGATCATCCCGAGGCTCGGCGCCCAGCAATGGTTCGCGGAGGGTAGAAGGGGCATCCAGGATTCTAAGAGACTCGCCCTGCGCAAGGAGATCGAGCGCGTAAAGCTGCCCATATCCGTCGAAGTCGGCAGGGCGGCCATCACTGTAAGGGAACTACTCGGGCTGGAGCCAGGGGATATCATCAAACTGGACAGGCACGCCCCGAGCGATTTCAGGGTCTTCGTCGGGTCGGGTGCCAAGTTCCTGGGAAGGGCCGGGCTCGTGGGAAGGCGGGTTGCCGTGGAGATTACAGCCTTTACGGGCGCTGCGGAAGGAATCAATAATGGCAGGCTAAATGGCAGCGTCCCGGGCGATGGAAGGGGCATCAACAACGGCGACAATAACAGGAATGATAATGATAATGATGGAGAGGGTGATCCGGGTGCCAGATCAGATGCCCAATAA
- the fliQ gene encoding flagellar biosynthesis protein FliQ: MNEEFVIGLGQQAIWTILKLSAPALIFALVVGIIVSVLQAVTQIQEMTLALVPKIIAVIAALMIFGPWMIKVLTAFTMQLYTNLPNYIR, encoded by the coding sequence GTGAATGAAGAGTTCGTGATCGGCCTGGGCCAGCAGGCCATCTGGACTATCCTGAAACTCTCCGCGCCCGCGCTCATATTTGCGCTGGTCGTCGGGATAATCGTGAGCGTGCTCCAGGCCGTGACGCAGATCCAGGAGATGACGCTCGCGCTCGTTCCCAAGATAATCGCGGTCATCGCGGCGCTGATGATATTCGGCCCGTGGATGATAAAGGTGCTCACGGCATTCACCATGCAGCTCTATACGAACCTGCCGAATTACATAAGGTAA
- the fliP gene encoding flagellar type III secretion system pore protein FliP (The bacterial flagellar biogenesis protein FliP forms a type III secretion system (T3SS)-type pore required for flagellar assembly.), translating to MGIPIPRFEIGMGQAAAPQDVAMSLQILILLTILTLAPAILIMLTSFTRIVIVLSFIRNALGSQQVPPNQVLIGLALFLTFFVMAPTLNKVNEQALQPYLKGQITQEVALERAVRPLREFMFRQTREKDLALFVKLAKAPRPKNPGDVPTYVLIPAFVISEIKTAFEIGFVIYIPFLVIDMVVASILMSMGMLMLPPVMISLPFKILLFVMVDGWNLVIGSLVRSFH from the coding sequence ATGGGGATTCCAATTCCCAGGTTTGAAATCGGCATGGGCCAGGCTGCGGCGCCTCAGGACGTCGCGATGTCGCTCCAGATACTGATCTTGCTCACGATCTTAACCCTGGCGCCGGCTATCCTCATAATGCTCACGTCTTTCACGAGGATAGTCATAGTCTTATCTTTCATTCGTAATGCTCTTGGGTCCCAGCAGGTGCCGCCCAATCAAGTCCTGATCGGACTGGCATTATTTCTTACATTTTTTGTTATGGCCCCAACCCTAAACAAGGTAAATGAACAGGCCCTCCAGCCATATCTGAAGGGCCAGATAACCCAGGAGGTTGCCCTTGAGAGGGCCGTTCGCCCGCTTAGGGAGTTCATGTTCAGGCAGACCCGGGAGAAGGACCTCGCCCTGTTTGTGAAGCTCGCGAAGGCGCCGAGGCCGAAGAATCCCGGCGATGTCCCGACCTACGTGCTTATACCGGCCTTTGTGATAAGTGAGATCAAGACGGCCTTTGAGATAGGGTTTGTCATATATATACCGTTTCTGGTGATCGACATGGTCGTGGCGAGCATCCTGATGTCCATGGGCATGCTCATGCTGCCGCCGGTTATGATCTCGCTCCCATTTAAGATACTGCTCTTTGTCATGGTCGATGGCTGGAATCTCGTGATAGGGTCGCTGGTCAGGAGTTTTCATTAG
- the flhB gene encoding flagellar biosynthesis protein FlhB → MPREDKTEAATPRRRQEARRRGQVVRSIEVNTAMILFAGLVALSAWGMSSFSQLFTFTRGILARSAAIELNESQLSSISWAVLVEVARVAGPVILACALAGLLSNFAQLGFLLTLEPLIPRLDRLNPANGLSRLFSPRAGMELVKSVAKVAIVGYIGYSTLRQELPRLVMASGMDNASIVALIRGLSFRLGFRMLPALAVLAAADYIFQRREFEANLRMTKQEVKEEFRQMEGDPVLRSRIRARQRQIAMHRMMQDVPKADVVVTNPVHLAVALKYDSKTMNAPRVVARGARLIAERIKAIAREHNIPVVENPPLAQALYKAVDIGKEIPPHLYKAVAEILAYVFYLNKLNKRATTS, encoded by the coding sequence TTGCCTCGCGAAGACAAGACCGAGGCCGCCACACCCCGCAGGCGCCAGGAGGCGCGCAGGCGAGGGCAGGTGGTCAGGAGCATAGAAGTGAATACAGCCATGATCTTGTTCGCCGGCCTCGTGGCCCTCAGCGCATGGGGGATGTCGAGCTTCTCCCAGCTCTTTACCTTTACCCGGGGTATCCTGGCCCGGAGCGCAGCCATAGAGCTCAATGAATCGCAGCTGAGCTCGATCTCTTGGGCCGTCCTGGTCGAGGTCGCCCGCGTCGCGGGCCCCGTGATCCTGGCGTGCGCCCTGGCCGGGCTCTTAAGCAATTTTGCACAGCTCGGGTTCCTCCTCACCCTGGAGCCGCTCATCCCGCGCCTCGACCGCCTCAACCCGGCGAACGGGCTCTCCCGCCTCTTCTCGCCAAGGGCCGGGATGGAGCTGGTAAAATCGGTCGCCAAGGTCGCGATCGTGGGGTATATAGGCTACTCTACACTCCGGCAGGAGCTCCCGAGGCTGGTTATGGCATCGGGCATGGATAATGCGAGCATAGTAGCGCTTATCCGGGGGCTCTCATTCAGGTTAGGCTTCCGCATGCTCCCGGCCCTGGCCGTCCTGGCGGCCGCCGATTATATATTTCAGCGGCGCGAATTCGAGGCAAACCTCCGGATGACCAAGCAGGAGGTCAAGGAGGAATTCAGGCAGATGGAAGGGGATCCGGTTCTCCGATCGAGAATCCGGGCCAGACAGCGTCAGATCGCGATGCACCGGATGATGCAGGACGTCCCCAAGGCTGATGTGGTCGTCACAAACCCTGTTCATCTCGCAGTTGCATTGAAGTATGATTCGAAGACCATGAACGCGCCCAGGGTGGTGGCCAGGGGGGCGAGGCTCATTGCGGAGAGGATCAAGGCGATTGCAAGGGAGCACAACATCCCGGTCGTTGAGAACCCCCCGCTCGCCCAGGCGCTTTACAAGGCCGTGGATATAGGGAAGGAGATACCGCCCCATCTCTACAAGGCCGTTGCAGAGATCCTGGCATATGTGTTTTATTTGAACAAGCTGAACAAGCGTGCCACAACAAGCTGA
- the fliR gene encoding flagellar type III secretion system protein FliR, whose amino-acid sequence MYLTGWTLAQLQTFLLIVARVGGVFAFAPVFSGYNIPVQVKAALCFAISLIALPVVGAGVAAAGGYPADIIAYSLIVIREILVGLAMGYAASLFLVAVQFAGSFIDLQMGFAFVNIVDPMANRQITVIGQFEYLLAMLLFLVLNGHHWLISAVVKSYNVVPLAGGVGAAGAASGQLAVGQIFPVGIIQPGLVRLFCDITAIGFKIAAPITVTLLLADIAMGVVARTVPQMNVFIIGFPLKIAVGFIIMIVSLPVFVAILREIFSGLESELLLLLHGA is encoded by the coding sequence ATGTACCTTACGGGCTGGACCCTGGCGCAACTGCAGACCTTTCTCCTTATCGTCGCGCGGGTAGGTGGCGTCTTCGCCTTTGCGCCCGTCTTCAGCGGGTATAATATCCCGGTCCAGGTGAAGGCGGCGCTGTGTTTTGCAATAAGCCTGATAGCGCTGCCGGTCGTCGGCGCGGGGGTAGCGGCGGCCGGGGGGTACCCAGCGGATATCATTGCTTATAGCCTTATCGTCATAAGAGAGATTCTGGTGGGGCTCGCAATGGGGTATGCTGCGTCGTTGTTCCTGGTGGCTGTCCAGTTTGCGGGAAGCTTCATCGATCTCCAGATGGGGTTCGCCTTTGTGAATATCGTCGATCCCATGGCGAACCGGCAGATCACGGTGATCGGGCAATTCGAATACCTCCTGGCGATGCTGCTGTTCCTCGTCTTGAATGGTCACCACTGGCTGATCTCGGCGGTGGTGAAGAGCTATAATGTGGTGCCGCTCGCAGGCGGAGTCGGTGCGGCCGGTGCAGCCAGCGGCCAGCTCGCGGTGGGCCAGATATTCCCGGTCGGGATAATCCAGCCGGGCCTGGTGAGGTTGTTTTGCGATATCACGGCGATTGGATTCAAGATCGCCGCGCCCATCACAGTGACGCTGCTGCTGGCGGATATAGCCATGGGGGTTGTCGCGAGGACCGTGCCTCAGATGAATGTCTTTATTATAGGCTTCCCGCTCAAGATCGCTGTTGGATTTATCATTATGATCGTGTCGTTGCCGGTCTTCGTGGCGATACTCCGGGAGATTTTTTCGGGGCTCGAGAGCGAGCTGCTGCTCCTGCTGCACGGAGCGTAG
- a CDS encoding FliO/MopB family protein — MTINMSGLLLVLRTIASLGLVIGLIYFTIYILRYFAARGQGKLLAGRARSMMVIESLALEPGKALHLVRVGKEVMLIGTSNAGLALIGKVEGYGDSNSQV; from the coding sequence GTGACGATTAACATGAGCGGTCTCCTTCTTGTCCTGAGGACGATAGCATCTCTCGGCCTGGTTATAGGCCTCATATATTTCACCATTTATATCCTGCGCTATTTCGCGGCGAGGGGCCAGGGAAAGCTCCTGGCGGGGCGTGCCCGCTCCATGATGGTCATAGAATCGCTCGCCCTCGAGCCCGGGAAGGCGTTGCACCTTGTGAGGGTCGGAAAGGAAGTCATGTTGATAGGGACGAGCAACGCGGGGCTTGCGCTTATTGGAAAGGTTGAGGGGTATGGGGATTCCAATTCCCAGGTTTGA
- a CDS encoding flagellar protein gives MRPGSGPARGVGGHIEPFDSVLRAAVAEQGIKFSAHAEARMRLRNIRLSSRDVAKLNTAVAKAAAKGAKESLVLMDRLALVVSIENRTVITAIDSASARENVFTNIDSAVII, from the coding sequence ATGCGCCCGGGGTCAGGGCCCGCCAGGGGAGTTGGTGGGCATATCGAGCCCTTTGATTCGGTCCTCCGTGCTGCCGTGGCGGAGCAGGGCATCAAGTTCTCGGCGCATGCAGAGGCCCGCATGAGGCTGAGGAATATAAGGCTTTCGAGCCGGGATGTGGCGAAGCTGAATACCGCGGTCGCGAAGGCTGCGGCGAAGGGCGCGAAGGAGTCGCTCGTGCTGATGGACAGGCTGGCGCTGGTGGTGAGCATCGAGAACCGGACTGTGATAACGGCGATCGACAGCGCGAGCGCCAGGGAGAATGTCTTTACAAATATCGATAGCGCTGTGATTATCTGA
- a CDS encoding flagellar hook protein FlgE, translated as MMRAMFSGVSGSKAHQVRMDVIGNNIANINTIGFKASRVTFHEVLCQTLKNGAAPVPGGRGGVNPMQVGLGTGVRSIDTFQTQGNLETTDLPTDLAIEGAGFFVVSDGEKQYFTRDGAFKLDAANTLVNPSTGYRVQGWIADAAGHIDTTQPIQDVKIPLGEKMLAKATANVKLRGNLDAGAAVGDTVDVPVEVFDSLGKAYDLTVTFEKVAGGQWSLSASGDGSPSITSPSPAQITFDADGQSGVSTGSLQLNPTGGATTPQTVTLDFSTMTQYNTSSGSVVSMASQDGFPPGSLEDFSIADNGLITGVYTNGQHQPLGQIVLANFANPAGLERLGSNMYRSSANSGAALIGVATTEARGKIVEGALEMSNVDLAREFTDMIITQRGFQANSRIITTADEMLQDLLTLKR; from the coding sequence ATGATGCGAGCCATGTTTTCAGGGGTTTCGGGGTCAAAGGCTCACCAGGTCAGGATGGATGTCATAGGAAATAACATCGCGAACATAAATACCATAGGGTTCAAGGCCAGCCGCGTGACGTTTCACGAGGTCCTGTGCCAGACCCTCAAAAACGGGGCTGCTCCGGTGCCGGGCGGCCGCGGCGGCGTAAACCCGATGCAGGTCGGGCTGGGAACGGGCGTCAGGAGCATAGATACCTTCCAGACCCAGGGCAATCTTGAAACGACCGACCTGCCCACCGACCTGGCGATCGAGGGGGCGGGGTTCTTCGTGGTGTCGGACGGCGAGAAGCAGTATTTCACGCGCGATGGGGCATTCAAGCTCGACGCGGCCAATACCCTCGTGAACCCGTCCACGGGCTACAGGGTCCAGGGCTGGATCGCTGATGCGGCGGGGCACATCGATACGACCCAGCCGATTCAGGATGTGAAGATCCCGCTTGGCGAAAAGATGCTCGCGAAGGCGACGGCCAATGTGAAGCTGCGCGGCAACCTGGATGCGGGGGCGGCTGTGGGCGATACTGTAGACGTCCCGGTCGAGGTATTTGACTCGCTCGGGAAGGCGTATGATTTGACGGTGACATTTGAGAAGGTTGCCGGTGGACAGTGGAGTCTCAGCGCAAGCGGGGATGGTTCGCCAAGCATAACGAGTCCGTCTCCCGCACAGATAACCTTCGACGCCGATGGTCAGTCTGGGGTGTCCACGGGTTCGTTACAACTTAACCCAACCGGGGGTGCTACCACGCCCCAGACGGTCACCCTCGACTTCTCGACCATGACCCAGTATAATACCTCTTCCGGCTCCGTGGTGAGCATGGCGAGCCAGGATGGCTTCCCGCCCGGTTCGCTGGAGGACTTCAGCATAGCTGACAACGGGTTGATAACGGGGGTTTACACCAACGGGCAGCACCAGCCCCTGGGGCAGATAGTGCTGGCCAACTTCGCGAACCCCGCGGGGCTCGAGAGGCTCGGGAGCAACATGTACCGGTCATCGGCGAATTCAGGAGCGGCGCTTATAGGGGTGGCGACGACCGAGGCGCGCGGTAAGATCGTGGAGGGTGCGCTCGAGATGTCCAACGTGGACCTCGCCCGGGAGTTCACAGACATGATAATCACGCAACGCGGCTTCCAGGCGAATTCGAGGATAATCACCACCGCGGACGAGATGCTGCAGGACCTTCTCACGCTGAAGCGCTAA
- a CDS encoding flagellar FlbD family protein — protein MIKVNRLDQKEIVVNAELIETVEATPDTIITLTTGRKLLVRQGVDEVIQKVIDYRRCIAQGLTFKHPGEAPGRYGPDQRGLGDESVEDRDAGA, from the coding sequence ATGATCAAGGTCAACCGTCTCGACCAGAAGGAGATAGTTGTGAACGCAGAGCTCATAGAGACTGTGGAGGCCACGCCCGATACGATAATCACGCTGACCACCGGGAGGAAGCTCCTGGTGCGGCAGGGCGTCGATGAGGTAATCCAGAAGGTCATCGATTACCGCCGCTGCATCGCCCAGGGCCTGACTTTTAAGCACCCTGGCGAGGCCCCGGGCCGGTATGGGCCGGATCAGCGCGGGCTGGGCGACGAGTCAGTCGAGGACCGGGATGCCGGCGCGTAA
- a CDS encoding motility protein A codes for MDVTTFLGIVAGAVLVGAAIFMGGALRTFYDLPSVFITIGGTIASTLVNFPFSEIRSVLRITRIAFTEKVDDPTVVISEIIGFAEKARREGLLALENSLDYVEDDFLRRGLQLVVDATEPELIREILENDIACSEERHKAGRQIYQAMATYAPAFGMIGTLIGLIQMLRNINDPSAIGPGMATALITTFYGAMLAYLVFTPIAGKLELRSEKETLLKEIMLEGILAIQSGDNPRIVEEKLRAYLSPSMRANITYRRPVVGGYEEQA; via the coding sequence ATGGATGTTACTACATTCCTTGGCATCGTAGCCGGCGCTGTTCTCGTCGGGGCGGCAATATTCATGGGCGGGGCGCTGCGCACATTTTACGATCTCCCATCCGTATTTATTACGATCGGAGGAACCATAGCCTCTACGCTTGTGAATTTCCCCTTTTCGGAGATAAGGAGCGTCCTGCGGATCACGAGGATTGCTTTCACAGAGAAGGTGGACGACCCGACGGTCGTGATCAGCGAGATCATCGGCTTCGCCGAAAAGGCCCGCCGCGAGGGTCTCCTCGCCCTCGAGAATAGCCTCGATTACGTGGAGGATGATTTCTTGCGAAGAGGTTTGCAGCTTGTTGTGGATGCAACAGAGCCCGAGCTCATACGCGAGATCCTCGAGAACGACATCGCGTGCTCGGAAGAGCGACACAAGGCCGGGAGGCAGATATACCAGGCGATGGCGACGTATGCCCCGGCCTTCGGCATGATCGGGACGCTCATCGGACTCATCCAGATGTTGCGGAACATCAACGATCCGAGCGCGATCGGGCCGGGCATGGCTACCGCCTTGATCACCACGTTTTATGGCGCCATGCTCGCCTACCTGGTTTTCACACCCATTGCAGGGAAGCTCGAGCTCAGGAGCGAGAAGGAGACCCTGCTCAAGGAGATAATGCTCGAAGGCATCCTGGCCATTCAATCAGGGGATAACCCACGCATCGTGGAGGAGAAGCTCCGGGCTTACCTCTCCCCCTCTATGAGGGCAAACATAACTTACAGGCGACCGGTGGTGGGAGGCTATGAGGAACAAGCGTAG
- a CDS encoding OmpA family protein, with the protein MRNKRRRGGNDGISGAPAWMVTYGDLMSLLMCFFVLMFAFSRIDIIKFRQAIISLQGALGVLTGGPRPLNLGDLPAQKPPSESPEARERRNLMGVMRRFEGYLREKGLSNDVELKLDERGLVVSFMDKVLFDRGEATLKPDAKKVLIEVAGLIKKLPNDIRIEGHTCDLPIHSAKFPSNWELSTARATEVLRYLVESLRLPPERFSAMGYGQYHPKVPNTSERNRALNRRVDMVILTEKRRWEEPGKAPGPTTGGRPAAGGNSAKTVTVD; encoded by the coding sequence ATGAGGAACAAGCGTAGGCGCGGAGGCAACGATGGGATCAGCGGGGCTCCGGCCTGGATGGTTACATACGGCGACCTAATGAGCCTCCTCATGTGTTTCTTTGTGTTGATGTTCGCCTTTTCAAGGATCGATATCATAAAGTTCAGGCAGGCGATCATCTCCCTCCAGGGGGCCCTGGGGGTGCTCACGGGGGGACCGAGGCCGCTCAATCTCGGCGACCTGCCGGCTCAAAAGCCCCCTTCTGAGAGCCCCGAGGCGCGCGAGCGGAGGAATCTCATGGGCGTCATGAGGAGGTTTGAGGGCTATCTCCGCGAGAAGGGCTTGTCGAATGATGTCGAGCTCAAGCTCGATGAGCGCGGGCTGGTGGTGAGCTTTATGGATAAGGTGCTGTTCGACCGGGGCGAGGCAACGCTGAAGCCCGATGCGAAAAAGGTCCTGATCGAGGTGGCCGGGTTGATTAAGAAGCTGCCAAATGATATCAGGATCGAGGGACATACGTGCGACCTGCCGATCCACAGCGCGAAATTCCCGTCAAACTGGGAGCTCTCGACGGCCCGGGCCACAGAGGTTCTGAGGTATCTTGTCGAATCGCTGCGCCTCCCGCCCGAGCGTTTCTCGGCCATGGGCTACGGGCAGTACCACCCCAAGGTCCCGAATACGAGCGAGCGAAACAGGGCCCTCAACCGCCGTGTTGACATGGTGATATTGACGGAGAAGAGGCGGTGGGAGGAGCCAGGCAAGGCGCCCGGGCCAACTACAGGGGGTAGGCCGGCTGCAGGGGGTAATTCAGCAAAGACGGTTACGGTCGATTAG